Proteins encoded in a region of the Dendropsophus ebraccatus isolate aDenEbr1 chromosome 11, aDenEbr1.pat, whole genome shotgun sequence genome:
- the ZBTB21 gene encoding zinc finger and BTB domain-containing protein 21, whose amino-acid sequence MEGLLHYINPAHSISLLSALNEERLKGQLCDVLLIVGDQKFQAHKNVLAASSEYFHSLFMEKNNESQNVFQLDFCEADAFDNVLNYIYSASLFAEKGSLAAIQELGYSLGISFLTNILSKTPQAPFSSCKKPGYQEDDDGGSQQRSVIVCQNKETQSRDGGHLHHEKSPASRPPFTGRASSSRHHMRTSDSLSSFLASERKWHGVSNSGEQSGWSKRKSFPHQHTTCENDDDDDDEEPPPAPSISRGSVSEMFRKKTAAVSLESSLTIPKTDGESPQIKEEEEDITYYHDISTPPANTSSQQIDRSGPLVKSLLRRSLSMDSPVPAYSQATDFHSPQETNSLKGSSKEEVPSGMSRRHILKGIINKDKAADHGRSFATYLTGANTHSDKDVRVKTEPNSPASEPSEILQVTVGDQAQSRTVNPEDETPVTRFNKRKFPAERRAMPKKIKMKESSSPELDGNMGEGSLAADHFSDSDDSHEMSIALPELNLDKKFKCKHCLKIFRSTAGLNRHMNMYHNPEKPYSCDICFKRFHTNFKVWTHCQTQHGIVKNPSPASSTQAVLDEKFQRKLIDIVREREIKKALIYKLRRGKTGFAGSSSSQAQALKRSLRSRNKSAYTCNYCGKSYRFLSQFKQHCKMHPGEKAAYGSKHLRPKAPSPPKSPEDSKEVFHCRHCNLKLSSYIEQGNHERMCRNATLCPYCSLRFATPELKNEHDPKCEYKKLTCLECMRTFKSSFSIWRHQVEVHNQNTMAPTENFSLPMLDHNGDINSTPRLPTLAEPSKGNSFLTSKDDSVYSDSSEHMNYDSEDSNCLPEDLSVSKQFDVKIKEEPMDEMEDSSEALYGHKEDAPTPERGVWSCEKCGKIFSVHKQLERHQELLCSVKPFICHVCNKAFRTNFRLWSHFQSHMAQGEEAVFKEPEGGAPVSSPSPPPPPPPPPPPPPPPPQPPTTLPPPPPLKMQPVEPERRRNAPEKQSSTDKIFAPQESDTLFYHAPPLSAITFKRQFMCKLCHRTFKTAFSLWSHEQTHN is encoded by the coding sequence ATGGAAGGACTTCTACATTACATAAATCCCGCTCACTCAATCTCTTTACTGAGTGCATTAAATGAAGAGCGTCTTAAAGGTCAACTCTGCGATGTTCTTCTCATTGTCGGGGACCAGAAGTTTCAAGCGCATAAAAATGTCCTGGCCGCCAGCAGCGAATATTTCCACAGCCTCTTTATGGAGAAGAACAACGAGTCTCAGAACGTCTTTCAGCTGGACTTCTGTGAGGCAGATGCATTTGACAATGTCTTAAACTACATTTACTCTGCATCATTGTTTGCCGAGAAGGGAAGCCTCGCAGCCATACAAGAACTAGGCTACAGCCTGGGGATCAGCTTTTTGACAAACATCCTTTCCAAAACTCCTCAAGCACCATTTTCTTCATGCAAGAAGCCAGGATATCAAGAAGACGATGACGGCGGATCACAGCAAAGAAGCGTCATCGTTTGTCAAAACAAAGAGACACAGAGCAGAGACGGCGGTCATTTACACCATGAGAAAAGCCCAGCATCCAGGCCACCTTTTACAGGAAGGGCAAGTTCTTCTAGACATCACATGCGAACATCTGATTCACTTTCTAGCTTCTTGGCTTCTGAACGAAAGTGGCACGGAGTTTCTAACTCAGGTGAGCAAAGTGGTTGGTCAAAAAGAAAAAGCTTTCCACATCAACATACAACATGTgaaaatgatgatgatgacgacgatGAAGAAcctccccccgcccccagcaTATCAAGGGGGAGTGTGTCAGAGATGTTcaggaaaaaaacagcagcagtgtcTCTCGAGTCATCTCTTACAATACCAAAAACAGATGGGGAGAGTCCCCAGattaaagaggaagaagaagacattACCTATTATCATGACATCTCGACTCCTCCTGCTAACACATCAAGCCAACAAATCGATCGTAGCGGCCCACTTGTTAAAAGCCTTTTGAGAAGATCGCTCTCAATGGATAGCCCAGTTCCCGCTTACTCACAAGCCACTGATTTTCATTCCCCTCAAGAGACTAACTCTCTTAAAGGTAGCTCGAAAGAAGAGGTGCCCAGTGGCATGTCTCGTAGGCACATATTAAAGGGAATCATAAACAAAGACAAAGCTGCAGACCACGGAAGATCCTTTGCTACTTACTTAACGGGTGCTAATACCCATAGCGACAAGGACGTTCGCGTAAAGACTGAGCCCAATAGCCCTGCTTCAGAACCGTCAGAGATACTTCAGGTAACGGTGGGCGATCAAGCACAAAGTAGAACCGTCAATCCAGAGGATGAGACCCCCGTAACCAGGTTTAATAAAAGAAAGTTTCCTGCTGAGAGGAGAGCCatgcctaaaaaaataaaaatgaaagagAGCAGTTCTCCAGAGCTGGATGGTAACATGGGAGAAGGTTCCTTAGCCGCTGATCACTTTTCAGATTCTGATGACAGCCACGAAATGAGCATCGCATTGCCGGAACTGAACCTAGACAAAAAGTTCAAATGCAAACATTGCCTTAAAATCTTTAGATCTACTGCTGGTCTGAACCGTCACATGAACATGTACCACAATCCAGAGAAACCTTACTCTTGTGACATTTGCTTTAAGAGGTTCCATACAAACTTTAAAGTCTGGACGCACTGTCAGACACAACATGGAATAGTTAAAAACCCGTCGCCCGCATCGAGCACACAAGCCGTTCTAGATGAAAAATTCCAAAGGAAGTTAATAGACATTGTGAGAGAAAGGGAAATCAAAAAGGCACTTATATATAAATTGAGAAGAGGCAAGACAGGCTTTGCTGGATCGTCGAGTAGTCAAGCACAAGCTCTTAAACGAAGCCTTCGATCCAGGAACAAATCAGCCTATACCTGCAACTACTGCGGCAAATCTTATCGATTCTTATCTCAGTTTAAGCAGCACTGCAAAATGCATCCAGGGGAGAAGGCTGCATACGGCAGCAAACACCTAAGGCCCAAAGCACCATCACCTCCAAAGAGTCCTGAAGATAGTAAGGAGGTATTTCACTGCAGACACTGCAATCTGAAGCTTTCTTCATATATTGAACAGGGAAACCACGAGAGGATGTGTCGAAATGCAACTCTGTGTCCATATTGTAGTCTTCGATTTGCTACACCagagctgaagaatgaacatgaccCAAAATGTGAATATAAGAAGCTAACATGTCTGGAGTGTATGAGAACATTTAAGTCGTCTTTCAGTATTTGGCGTCATCAAGTTGAAGTTCACAATCAAAACACAATGGCCCCAACAGAAAATTTTTCGTTACCTATGCTCGACCACAACGGGGACATCAACAGTACGCCAAGGCTGCCGACTTTAGCCGAACCCAGCAAGGGAAATAGTTTTCTGACCTCGAAGGatgacagtgtatacagtgaCTCTTCAGAACATATGAACTACGATTCAGAGGACTCAAACTGTCTCCCCGAAGATCTTAGCGTTTCCAAGCAATTTGATGTTAAGATCAAGGAGGAACCTATGGATGAAATGGAAGATAGCTCCGAAGCTCTATACGGCCACAAAGAAGATGCGCCCACCCCCGAACGTGGTGTGTGGTCCTGTGAAAAATGTGGCAAAATATTCTCAGTTCACAAGCAACTCGAGCGCCATCAAGAACTCTTGTGCTCAGTCAAACCTTTCATTTGCCATGTGTGCAACAAAGCCTTCCGGACAAATTTCCGATTGTGGAGTCACTTTCAGTCTCATATGGCGCAGGGAGAAGAAGCGGTTTTCAAAGAACCAGAAGGGGGTGCTCCCGTGAGCTCCCCAtctccaccccctcctccaccaccacccccacctcctccaccacccccaccacaacccccaacaacactaccacctcctcctcctcttaaaATGCAACCCGTAGAACCGGAGAGGCGCAGAAATGCTCCGGAGAAACAGAGTTCTACAGACAAAATATTTGCTCCCCAAGAATCGGATACACTTTTCTATCATGCGCCACCTCTGTCGGCTATTACGTTTAAGAGACAGTTCATGTGCAAACTGTGTCACAGGACCTTTAAGACCGCCTTCAGTTTATGGAGTCACGAGCAGACACACAACTAA